A genomic segment from Malus domestica chromosome 05, GDT2T_hap1 encodes:
- the LOC139196230 gene encoding uncharacterized protein produces the protein MVEEKGAGSMMVPVAAPIMVQSKNSSFNIGMVLDEKNYDLWASLIQIHIAGRKKMGYLRGSIKAPNEDDPKYDDWLFEDQKIKSWLLSSMKPKIMKRYIRLSTSKEIWDFLKAAYFDENDEARIYSLNQKASRLR, from the coding sequence ATGGTTGAAGAAAAGGGGGCCGGCTCAATGATGGTTCCTGTTGCTGCTCCAATTATGGTGCAGTCTAAAAATTCAAGCTTTAATATTGGTATGGTATTGGATGAAAAGAATTATGATTTGTGGGCTTCTCTCATTCAAATCCATATCGCTGGAAGGAAGAAGATGGGATATCTTCGTGGGTCTATCAAGGCACCTAACGAAGACGATCCTAAATATGATGATTGGTTATTTGAAGATCAAAAAATTAAGAGTTGGCTTCTGTCGTCAATGAAGCCTAAGATTATGAAACGGTATATTCGGTTGTCTACTTCAAAGGAAATTTGGGACTTTCTTAAGGCAGCCTACTTTGATGAGAATGACGAGGCTAGAATTTATTCGTTGAATCAGAAGGCATCACGTCTTCGTTAG